From Neofelis nebulosa isolate mNeoNeb1 chromosome 14, mNeoNeb1.pri, whole genome shotgun sequence:
CTGGGAAGTTGGGAAACACCTGCATGTGTACTTGTGCAGCAACCCTGAGCGGAACTGTAAGCAGAAAGCATGACCTCAGACTCAGGCACAAGGGCAAGGGGGGCGAAGGGGTCCTGCATCCAGTGACTGTATGGGAGGGTCAAGAAAGGGTGAGGAACTGGTGGTAATGACTACACACCACTTCTGGGAAGGATGACTATAATTCAAACTGAAAAGCTCGACCTGATATATGTAAACAGAGTCTCATTATAACTATAGAAAAGAACTCACTATGACTAATTACCAAATAAAAGAattactgttgttattttgaaCCAAATGTCAGTTTACTTTTTTGGTTCTGTTTGATTATAGTAATAAACTCTATTCATGAATATGCATCTTCTATCATCCTTTTCCTCCTAATAAATGTGGCAGTCTGATaacaaaatgtataaacaaaacaaacaagaaacaagaggTCACAGGAGGCTGGAATGATGACAGGGGAAGGAGGGTTGAGGTTTTTTGGACAGTGGGATATGGGTTTACAGGGCAGCAAGTGAGCCTGGCTTCAAGTCTGGGAAGTGGGTGAGGCTGGGACATGGCCAGAGGAGTCGGGAATGGAGCTCTGTTTCACTCCCTAGCATGGATCAGCTGGTGTTTGACCAACTTGGACCGCtggctgaaggctttcccacaagCAGAGCAGTCATAAGGCTTCACGCCGGTGTGGATCCTCTGGTGCTGGATGAGGACTGAACGCtgactgaaggctttcccacactcaCTGCACTTATATGGCCTTTCACCAGTGTGGATTATCTGATGTTGAATAAGGTGTGAACTCTGGCTGAAGCCCTTACCACATTCGACACATGTGTATGGCTTCTCGCCAGTGTGAACTTTCTGGTGGTGAATAAGGTTTGAGCTTCGGTTGAAGGCTTTACCACACTGGTTACATTCATGAGGTTTCAATCCATTATGGATTCTCTGATGCTGAATGAGAGTTGAACTCTGGCTGAAGGTTTTTCCACATTCggtacattcatagggtttctccccagtgtgaACGCGCTGGTGAAGGATAAGGTTGGAGCTCCGACCAAATGTTTTTCCACATTCCCGACACTCATAGGGTTTGTCACCTGTGTGCACACCCTGATGCTGAATGAGAGCCGAACTGTGGCTGAAGGCCTTCCCACAGATGCTACATTCATacggtttctctcctgtgtggatTATTTGGTGCTTTCTGAGCACTGAGCTGTAACTAAAGGCTTTTCCACACACATTACACACATGAggtttttctccagtgtgaattcttCGATGCTGAATGAGGCTTGAACTCTGACTGAAGGCCTTCCCGCAGTCACTGCActtatagggtttctctccagtgtgaaccCTGTGATGCTTAATGAGGTTGGAGACCCGGCTGAATGGTTTGCCACACTCATTACACTCATAAGGTctctctccagtgtgaactctctgaTGCTTCCTCAGGTGTGAGCTCTGGCTGAATGCTTTCCCACACTCATTACACTGGAAAGGCTTCTCACCTGTATGAATCCTATGGTGTTTAATGAGATTTGAGCTCCGcctaaaggccttcccacattcattGCACACATACGGCTTCTCTCCAGAATGAATTCTTTGATGCTGGATGAGGTTTGAGCTCCGCCTAAATgccttcccacattcactgcattcatagggtttctcactCATGTGAGACTTCTGGTGCTTTTTAAGGCTTGAGTTCTGgctgaaggcttttccacattcattgCATACGTAAGGCTTCTCACCACTGTGGTTAATCTGATGCCTAATGAGGTTAGAATGCACACTGAAGGTTTTCCTGCACTCGCTGCACTGGTAGGGTTTTACACTCACATGAGACCTCTGATgacttttaagaaatgaattctgACTGAAGGATTTTCCACATTCATTGCATATGAAGGACTTCTGTCCAGCATGGATTGTCTGATGCTGGATAAGATCAGGGTTTCCTCTGAAGGTTTTCCCACAATCATTACATATGAGTGGGCCTTCGGCTACGTGAAGCCCTTCATGGCTAGTTAACTCCACACTGTGTTGGAAGCTGTGGCCACACATGTCATACATATGTGTTCTCTCTTCTGTAGGAATTCCCTGAGATGCCGTTGGGTTTGGGCTCAGACTGAAGCTTCTCACAAAGTCATTACAGCCTAGCTCTTTCTCTAAGGTGCTGCCAAGGAGCACTGCCACTGGTGTGAAGCTCCGCTCCTGGTAGTGGGACTGCACCCGTTTCTCATTGTCAGGGGCTGCCCAATCTCCCTCCAGGACATCCTCACAGAGTTCTCCAAGCTCAGAAGCCTGGGAAAAATCACTGGTATAGTTTTCTGATACTTCTGCCTGTGATTCCAAATCCTCAGAAACTTCTCTCTTCTGAAGAAACTCCTTGTCCTCAGTCCTGGTGTCCCAATCTGAAATAACAAACACAGTCACttggaaggaaacaggaaaatacagATGACACATCTGGGAACGTGGGACCCATTAGGGGTGGTAGTCCTAGATCTCTCAAGGGGGCCACAGAGGGGGCTGGGATGGCTTTGAGGGGACAAGGCTGCAGGGCATTCAACCTACAAGACTGACCCTCACTCCCCTGACCCATATCTCAGAAAATCACCTGTAGTCCCCCCACTGGCTCAGGCCAAAATCCTGCCCCTCAACTGtccctttcctgtctcacagcAGGTCATCAGCAAGTCTTGTGAGCTCTACCCTGGAGCGCCTCAAATGCAGGCACTCACCATTCCCACCATTACATGCCTTATGCTATATTGTTAAACACTCTACCGTTTTTTCTTTCCCACAATGTTTCTTGGGCCAGTATTTGTTTTCTTAGCACCAACTAATGGCATTCAGGCTTTGCCTCAGAAGTCGCCAGTACAGAgaggcaggctctctgctggcaggtGCAGAGGGACCTGTTCCGTTCAGAGAAGCAAGGGTGGTTCTGATTGCATAGTAGGCTAAGAACTGCAGTAGGGACTTGCCTAAAATATCAGATTCTGTCCCGTCAACAAAGAGGCCTTCAGAGACTGAGCCCTGTCCTGCCAAAGCAACGCTTACCCCCTAAAAGCTGCAATTCTAACCGGCATTAGCTGGACAATTCTGTGCCCTGGTACAATGTTTTAAGCTGCTGTGTCCATCTTTCTGAAGGCAGAAATGTGCACAACATTCCTCATCACACTAGAAAGgctctgcctgggtggctcagtctgttaagcattcgactcttgacttcagcccaggtaatgatctcacggttcgggctttgtgctgacagcttggggcctacttgggattctctctctctctgcccctcacttgctctctctcaaaataaataaaaaaacattaagggaaaaaaaggctctgacacctctccctcttctcccttcacaCCTGAAGGAACAAGGAAACCCTCACTCCCctggatctctctctcaaagatctTAAGTTTCTGTCTCATTCAAATGGAGACACCCAGACCACTCTGTTGCAGTTTTTTCCTGCCTGGATGTGTAGTAGTTTATCTGCCCTCCCACCTTTCCCTCCTGCCCAGACAGCCTAGTTACATCAGAGCATTTCAACATCCTCCCAGGCCCTTCCTGAGCTCACCCTCACCTTTGCTGTTATTCCCTGAGCAAGATGGATGCACTCACCTTACGATCTACCCCACTTGGAACACCCTCCCCAGATAGTCCTCATACTCTTTCCTTTACTTCTGCCTGGTCTCTGCTCAAACACACTTCACTGGGCATATCTTCTTTGACCATTGCCCCTTCTTGCTGTCTCCTGTACAGCCCTGATTGCTTCCTTACAGGGCTCCATGTCCTGGGACTGGGGCGGCTTCTGGCCATAGTCAGTAGTATTGAGTATGTGGGTGAAGGCCACCCCCCACTCTGCTTCCTTATGCTTACTGCCCTCTGACCTGCCCCTCAGTTCAGGCCAACACTGCCTTTCCCCACCTGCAAGTTCTAGAATCTAACACAACAGCATTCTGTGTCCCTGCCTCATCTGGACACTTCAATTCCCCTTGGAGCCACCAGTGATCTCAATGCAGACTTGGCCTGGCCACACAATCATCCTACCTGCCTGCCATGCCCACACATCTGGTAGTGACAGTTTATGCTCCAGACACACTGTGTAGTGGCATCCCCAGCTGGAAGCCCCTACACACTCCTTGCCCATTGCATGGAGTCTGTCCCAGACTCTTATGGAACTCAGCCACATGGCTGGCTTAACACATGGTGCCGTGCTTTACCCTTCTGCTGACCCTCGGGCAGACCCTTCATCACTTGCTGCACACAGGCTGACCATATTTTTTCATGAGTCTCAGTGCCCCTCAGGTCAGGAGCCCTGGCTCTGGGGTGTTTAGGAAATGTCCACATGATGCTGGGCCCTTAGGAGTAATGGGGGGAGGGCTCAGCGAGGACTGCAGGGACAGACAGGGAGGCTGCTATGGGAAACAAAGGTCTGGACAGAATGGCCTAAGGCTCATTACGCCCTCCATGCCCCAGTGACTGACCTAGGGAGCCTCCCACCTTCTTCTGGCTGTGTGTGGAGAAGGGACCAGAAGGGGATGACATACAGGAGCCAATGAACCTTTTCCCTAAATGGTTGAAGAGTACccattttaggctttgtggctGTATGGTCTTGGTTATATGGTCTGCTTTGTTACAACCCTGAAAAGAATGTCAAAACCATTCTTTGCTTGCaggccattaaaaacaaaacaaaacaaaacaaaacaaaacaaaacaaaacaaaacaaaactccaataCTGGCTAGCTGGATCTGGCCTGTGGGTCACAGTTTGTTGACACTAAGATTCCTGGTGTGGCTCAGGAGATGGTGGCCATGACGAATGATTTTCAGGCCCAAGCCACTGTTGACCTGGAAGCCTTTTATTGAAACAGGAGACAAAACTGGGTCCTATGGGTGAGGATGGTGAGATGTCACTTCGGATTTAGTCAATCTGATGTAATTCTTCTCTACAACCTAAGAACTGTTGGAAACGATGAAAGTGcctctttttaaaggaaatataaaattaaaaaatgtggtttCCCTTAAGAAAATCTCTTtctctgagacagagaaagagacttgAAACCAAATGCAGCTGTTTGTACTGTCCTTGCCATTCCCATGACTGATCTCCACTAAAGAAAAGGGTGAGGACTCTGAGTCCTTCTAGAACACAACAAACTTACCAGTATttcctgagaggaaaaaaacactCTTCAAAGATCTTTATCATAGGTGGCTTCCAGGTTTATGGAAAACAGCTTAGGTAAGTACCCAAGTCAAAGCCATGCTCATGTGACTACCGCACATGACTGTGGTGCACTGGCTACTGCTGGTGGCACAGCAGTGACCTCACCTAGCACCTCACTCAGCACCTGCCATACAGACTCCAAGTGGCATCATACTCAGCTGGGGGCTCCACTAGTATTCCATCTCCTGAGCAGCTTTCATCTCACTTTACTTCATTTATTGAGGTGGCAtttacaaaaattgttttaaatgaacatttcagTGGCACTTAGTACATTTACAATGTTGTGCAATGACCACCTCTATCACCAAccatttccatcactccaaagTAAAGCATCTTACCCATTACAGTTTATCTtatctcccctccccaactcctagCAACCATCAATCTGCATTTTGCCTCTATACATTTATCTATTCCTGATTATCTCATAAGAATGGAATCCTCTTACATGTGACTTatgtctggattctttcacttagtctaatatatatattttttttttttttttttttgaaattcatccacaCTGTAGCATGAAGCAGTGtttcattcgtttttttttttttttttttttggatgaataatactccattgtatggatatactacattttgtttatccattcatccactgatggacatgaGAACTGTTTGCTTCTTTGGGCTACTGTGAACATTGCTTCAATAAATATGATATACATGTGTTTGAGTATCTGTCTTCAACTCTTTGGGTATGTATCTAGCATTGCTGGGTCTTATGAtaatgcttaaaaaattttttttttaatgtttatttttgagacagagagagctcaagcaggggaggggcagagagagagggtgacataGAATCTGATACAGGctacaggttctgagctgtcagcacagagcctgacacagggctcgaacccaccaactgcgagatcatgacctgagctgaagtccgatgctcaaccgactgagccactcaggcacccataTGATAATGCTTTATTTAAACTTTTGAGCAACTGCCAAATTTTAtaccatagtagctgcaccactttacattctcACCGGCAAagtatgagagttccaatttctctacatccctGAAAACACTTGCTATATATTTATTAAACCACCCTAGTAGATATGAAGTGGtaatcttgttgtggttttgatttgtatttcttaaatgacT
This genomic window contains:
- the ZNF16 gene encoding zinc finger protein 16: MPSLRARSEEAEMEPSVPRPSPWTPAAQACVSDAPAVTHPGSTLRDPHCCDYTEPGTTPSHHQRPDWDTRTEDKEFLQKREVSEDLESQAEVSENYTSDFSQASELGELCEDVLEGDWAAPDNEKRVQSHYQERSFTPVAVLLGSTLEKELGCNDFVRSFSLSPNPTASQGIPTEERTHMYDMCGHSFQHSVELTSHEGLHVAEGPLICNDCGKTFRGNPDLIQHQTIHAGQKSFICNECGKSFSQNSFLKSHQRSHVSVKPYQCSECRKTFSVHSNLIRHQINHSGEKPYVCNECGKAFSQNSSLKKHQKSHMSEKPYECSECGKAFRRSSNLIQHQRIHSGEKPYVCNECGKAFRRSSNLIKHHRIHTGEKPFQCNECGKAFSQSSHLRKHQRVHTGERPYECNECGKPFSRVSNLIKHHRVHTGEKPYKCSDCGKAFSQSSSLIQHRRIHTGEKPHVCNVCGKAFSYSSVLRKHQIIHTGEKPYECSICGKAFSHSSALIQHQGVHTGDKPYECRECGKTFGRSSNLILHQRVHTGEKPYECTECGKTFSQSSTLIQHQRIHNGLKPHECNQCGKAFNRSSNLIHHQKVHTGEKPYTCVECGKGFSQSSHLIQHQIIHTGERPYKCSECGKAFSQRSVLIQHQRIHTGVKPYDCSACGKAFSQRSKLVKHQLIHARE